A stretch of Candidatus Bipolaricaulota bacterium DNA encodes these proteins:
- a CDS encoding anaerobic ribonucleoside-triphosphate reductase activating protein — protein MMKIGGMQTLTLIDYPGAVAATIFLLGCNLRCHFCHNPELVLGDEAAEKLNAKEIFDFLQSRREFLEGVCITGGEPTIWRDLPDFIDKIKEMGFKVKLDTNGTNYKMLGDLINQKKIDYVAMDIKAPWDKYEQVVGRKVNIVQIKKSAHLLLSGSVDYEFRSTVLPVLHKKEDLIAMARQIKGAKRYYLQQFKPFAKMVDKEYKNAVSYKSVDLQKIKNQIKQWFEVCQIRENL, from the coding sequence ATGATGAAAATCGGCGGCATGCAAACCTTAACCTTAATTGATTACCCCGGCGCGGTGGCGGCGACGATTTTTTTGCTGGGTTGCAATCTGCGTTGTCATTTCTGCCACAATCCCGAGCTGGTCTTGGGCGATGAGGCCGCTGAAAAACTCAATGCCAAAGAAATTTTCGATTTTTTGCAAAGCCGGCGCGAGTTTTTGGAAGGAGTCTGCATTACTGGCGGCGAGCCGACCATATGGCGGGATCTGCCGGATTTTATCGATAAAATAAAAGAAATGGGTTTTAAGGTGAAACTCGACACCAATGGCACGAATTACAAAATGCTCGGCGATTTGATCAATCAAAAGAAAATCGATTACGTGGCCATGGATATCAAGGCGCCGTGGGACAAATACGAACAGGTCGTCGGGCGCAAAGTAAACATTGTTCAAATTAAAAAAAGCGCGCATTTATTGTTATCCGGCAGTGTGGATTATGAGTTTCGCAGTACGGTTTTGCCGGTCTTGCACAAGAAAGAAGACTTGATCGCCATGGCTCGGCAGATCAAAGGAGCCAAGCGTTACTATTTACAACAATTCAAACCATTTGCTAAAATGGTAGATAAGGAATACAAAAACGCGGTGTCATACAAAAGCGTTGATTTGCAAAAAATAAAAAATCAAATAAAACAGTGGTTTGAAGTTTGTCAGATCAGAGAAAATTTATAA
- a CDS encoding CapA family protein, whose translation MQINEKSIKLFLASLVIFALALEAGLFSFSAGATRPLPEIRFVDSWFNGALIKLSSHDVLAQSFYLRESSEILDEVSDFAENNAEASAIFVGDIMLSRTVNDKMKAYDNYFYPFEKLSGFLNEADITFGNLESPIYSGKYVPQGSFSFDADPKVAESLENAGFDVLSLANNHAANAGDAGFKKTFEVLNQNNIKYVGAGENLEAVDNQGAVFEVNGIRIVFLAYAYGSSTASSTRPGAAPMNIEQMKKDVVRLKKDVDQVFVSMHAGVEYTEKISNEQRSFAQAAIDAGATLVVGHHPHVVQKIEKYKDGYIMFSLGNFIFDQMWSADTTRGLAVKAYFNKNKISRLEYYPLKIYDFAQPQAAPDIDRDNVLARMAFDFDESVWLSVEGDEIKIKPTALSVFEEKNENLLSADINQNGATEYFYLKNNKAYIVEDNALSWQSFADWRVNKIFLADSNNDGQTDFNLLIDDESGSRWLIYGWREGSWQPYWNSGPLEKGLSDLLARSA comes from the coding sequence ATGCAAATAAACGAAAAATCCATAAAATTATTTTTAGCGTCACTGGTGATTTTCGCCCTGGCTCTTGAAGCCGGGCTGTTTTCGTTTTCCGCGGGCGCGACCCGGCCTTTGCCGGAGATTCGGTTCGTTGATTCTTGGTTTAACGGCGCTTTGATAAAGCTCTCCAGCCATGACGTTTTGGCGCAAAGTTTTTATTTGCGGGAAAGCTCCGAGATTTTGGATGAAGTAAGCGACTTCGCTGAAAACAACGCCGAAGCCAGCGCGATTTTTGTCGGCGACATCATGTTGTCTCGAACGGTCAATGACAAAATGAAAGCTTACGATAATTATTTTTATCCTTTTGAAAAATTGAGTGGATTTTTGAATGAAGCGGATATCACTTTCGGCAATTTGGAATCGCCGATTTATTCGGGCAAATACGTGCCGCAAGGAAGTTTCAGCTTTGACGCGGATCCGAAAGTCGCCGAAAGTTTGGAAAATGCCGGCTTTGACGTGTTGTCCTTGGCCAACAATCACGCGGCCAACGCGGGCGACGCGGGTTTTAAAAAAACATTTGAAGTGTTAAATCAAAACAATATCAAATATGTCGGCGCCGGAGAAAATCTAGAGGCCGTGGACAATCAGGGCGCGGTGTTTGAAGTCAATGGCATTAGAATCGTTTTTTTGGCGTACGCTTACGGTTCATCGACCGCGAGTTCGACGCGTCCGGGCGCGGCTCCCATGAATATCGAGCAGATGAAAAAAGACGTGGTTCGTTTGAAAAAAGATGTTGATCAGGTTTTCGTTTCCATGCATGCCGGCGTCGAATACACGGAAAAAATATCGAACGAGCAGCGAAGTTTCGCGCAGGCCGCCATTGACGCGGGCGCGACCTTGGTTGTCGGCCATCATCCGCACGTTGTTCAAAAAATAGAAAAATACAAAGACGGCTATATCATGTTCAGTCTGGGTAATTTCATTTTCGATCAAATGTGGTCGGCCGATACGACTCGCGGTTTGGCCGTTAAAGCGTATTTTAACAAAAATAAAATTTCCCGCTTGGAATATTATCCGTTAAAAATTTACGATTTCGCGCAGCCGCAAGCGGCGCCGGATATTGATCGAGACAATGTTTTGGCCAGAATGGCTTTTGATTTCGATGAGTCCGTTTGGCTGAGCGTCGAGGGAGATGAAATAAAAATAAAGCCAACCGCACTCAGCGTTTTTGAAGAAAAAAATGAAAATTTGCTTTCGGCGGATATCAATCAAAACGGCGCGACAGAATATTTTTATTTGAAAAACAACAAAGCCTATATTGTCGAAGACAACGCTTTGAGCTGGCAAAGCTTCGCGGATTGGCGAGTTAACAAAATATTTTTGGCCGACTCAAACAATGACGGTCAAACCGATTTTAATTTGTTAATCGATGACGAGAGTGGTTCTCGTTGGCTGATTTACGGCTGGCGAGAGGGGAGCTGGCAGCCGTATTGGAATTCCGGACCGCTGGAAAAAGGGCTTTCGGACTTATTGGCCAGGTCGGCCTGA
- a CDS encoding ribonucleoside triphosphate reductase: MPYEDNKILQIRKRDDRIVDFYPEKITAAIFKAMKAVDEGSQELADRLSDDVMEKLNKRFHERSIPAVEEIQDIVEEVMMSNNLFKTARAYIIYRDQHSKMREIKSMINSDELMESYLKKVDWRVKENSNMDYSLQGLNNYVASTISSHYWLNKIYPPQIRDAHVNGDFHIHDLQLLSAYCVGWDLRDLLIRGFGGVHGKVASSPAKHLSTALGQLVNFFYTLQGESAGAQAISSFDLFLAPFIRYDGLDFKGVKQQLQNFLFNMNVPTRVGFQTPFTNITLDLFVPGNMAEEPVIIGGKPQRETYKEFQKEMDLFNEALVEVMLEGDSRGRVFAFPIPTYNVSKNWDWESTIIDRIMEITAKYGIPYFSNFINSDMNPEDARSMCCRLRLDNRELQKRGGGLFGANPLTGSIGVVTLNMARIGHTAKSKEAYFQRVAELMDLAKDSLKIKRDVLERFTEGGLYPYSRYYLSSVKERFGYFWKNHFNTIGLNGVNEACKNLLGEDITGPEGHKFATQILDFMRERIHQYQLGGSDLYNLEATPAEGTSYRFAKIDKEKYPNIICANEKDYCEKGAEPYYTNSTQLPVDYTEDMLEALKIQDDLQTRYTGGTVFHGFIGERMPSIEATKNLVKKIAETFHLPYFTITPTFSVCPQHGYLSGEHEYCPKCDEEMGYLESPLIDWSGEKKAEKTEN; the protein is encoded by the coding sequence ATGCCTTACGAAGACAATAAAATTCTTCAAATTCGCAAAAGAGACGATCGCATCGTGGATTTTTATCCGGAAAAAATCACCGCGGCCATTTTTAAGGCCATGAAAGCGGTGGACGAGGGCAGTCAGGAGCTGGCCGATCGTTTGTCTGACGACGTGATGGAGAAATTGAACAAAAGGTTTCATGAACGCTCCATTCCGGCCGTGGAAGAAATTCAGGATATTGTCGAAGAGGTCATGATGTCCAACAACTTGTTCAAGACGGCCAGAGCTTACATCATTTATCGCGATCAGCATTCGAAAATGCGCGAAATAAAGTCCATGATCAATTCGGATGAATTGATGGAAAGCTATTTGAAAAAAGTGGATTGGCGGGTCAAAGAAAACAGCAACATGGATTATTCATTGCAAGGATTGAATAATTACGTGGCCTCGACCATCAGCTCGCATTATTGGTTGAATAAAATATATCCTCCTCAAATAAGAGACGCGCACGTCAACGGCGATTTTCATATTCATGATTTGCAATTGCTTTCCGCTTATTGCGTGGGTTGGGATTTGCGGGATCTTTTAATCAGGGGCTTTGGCGGAGTTCACGGCAAGGTAGCCAGCTCTCCGGCCAAACATTTGAGCACCGCGCTGGGACAGTTGGTGAATTTCTTTTATACTTTGCAAGGTGAATCCGCGGGCGCTCAAGCGATTTCCAGTTTTGATTTGTTTTTGGCGCCGTTTATCAGATATGACGGCTTGGATTTCAAAGGCGTCAAGCAACAGCTTCAGAATTTCCTTTTTAACATGAATGTGCCGACCAGGGTGGGTTTTCAGACGCCATTCACCAATATCACGCTTGATTTGTTCGTGCCGGGCAACATGGCGGAGGAGCCGGTCATTATCGGCGGCAAGCCTCAGCGGGAAACATACAAAGAATTTCAAAAAGAAATGGACCTGTTCAATGAGGCGCTGGTGGAAGTGATGCTCGAAGGCGACAGCCGCGGACGAGTGTTCGCTTTCCCGATTCCGACTTACAATGTCAGCAAAAACTGGGATTGGGAGTCGACCATCATTGATCGCATCATGGAAATCACGGCGAAATACGGCATTCCTTATTTTTCGAATTTCATCAACAGCGACATGAATCCGGAAGACGCCAGATCCATGTGTTGCCGTTTGCGTCTGGACAATCGTGAATTGCAAAAGCGCGGCGGAGGACTTTTCGGCGCCAATCCGCTGACGGGATCGATCGGCGTGGTGACTTTGAACATGGCCAGAATCGGCCATACGGCCAAAAGCAAAGAGGCGTATTTTCAAAGAGTCGCGGAGCTGATGGATTTGGCCAAAGACAGTTTGAAAATCAAAAGAGATGTTTTGGAAAGATTCACCGAAGGCGGGCTTTACCCGTATTCCAGATATTATTTGTCCTCGGTGAAGGAGCGATTCGGTTATTTTTGGAAAAATCATTTCAATACCATCGGCCTTAACGGCGTCAACGAAGCTTGTAAAAATCTTTTGGGAGAAGATATTACCGGTCCGGAAGGCCATAAATTCGCCACGCAGATACTTGATTTCATGAGAGAGCGAATTCATCAGTATCAATTGGGCGGTTCGGATTTGTACAATCTGGAAGCCACGCCGGCCGAGGGCACGTCGTATCGGTTCGCCAAAATCGACAAAGAAAAATATCCGAACATCATTTGCGCCAATGAAAAAGATTATTGCGAAAAAGGCGCTGAGCCTTATTACACCAATTCCACCCAGTTGCCCGTGGATTACACGGAAGACATGTTGGAAGCGTTGAAAATTCAAGATGATCTGCAGACCAGATATACGGGCGGCACGGTTTTTCACGGATTTATAGGTGAGCGAATGCCGTCGATTGAAGCCACGAAAAATTTGGTGAAAAAAATCGCGGAGACATTTCATTTGCCGTATTTCACCATCACGCCGACATTCAGCGTCTGCCCCCAGCACGGCTATTTGTCAGGGGAACATGAGTATTGTCCGAAGTGCGATGAAGAAATGGGCTATTTGGAAAGTCCGTTGATCGATTGGAGCGGTGAAAAAAAAGCTGAAAAAACGGAAAATTAA
- the prfB gene encoding peptide chain release factor 2 — MEKSWSAKIEELKEVLKADELAIGKKQLEEQMSSPAFWIDREKAAQVSKKASFITETLDKIAELEKLAESSANTGRIEELYEELRLQALFSGKYDRNNALLSIYAGAGGTDAQDWAEMLLRMYLRYAESKNWKTEIIEISPGQEAGIKYATILIEGPLAYGHLKAERGVHRLVRISPFDAEKMRHTSFAMAQVMPELEDDADIDIDEKDLRIDTFKSGGHGGQGVNTTDSAVRITHLPTGIVAACQNERSQAQNKETAFKILKSKLKRYFEAEKEDEKKEIRGEFTDASWGNQIRSYVLHPYHQVKDHRTGFTVEDTDKVLDGDLDGFIFEELKDM, encoded by the coding sequence ATGGAAAAAAGTTGGTCGGCCAAAATTGAAGAATTGAAAGAAGTTTTGAAAGCCGATGAGTTGGCGATTGGAAAAAAACAGCTGGAGGAGCAAATGTCTTCTCCGGCGTTTTGGATTGATCGGGAAAAAGCGGCGCAGGTTTCCAAGAAAGCCAGCTTTATTACAGAGACTTTGGATAAAATAGCTGAATTGGAAAAATTGGCCGAGAGTTCGGCGAATACCGGCCGAATTGAAGAATTATATGAAGAACTTCGTTTGCAAGCTTTGTTCTCCGGCAAATATGATCGAAACAACGCATTGCTGAGCATTTACGCGGGCGCCGGCGGCACTGACGCGCAAGACTGGGCGGAAATGCTGCTTCGCATGTATTTGCGCTACGCGGAATCGAAAAATTGGAAAACCGAAATTATTGAAATTTCTCCCGGTCAAGAAGCGGGCATAAAATACGCCACGATTTTGATCGAAGGTCCGCTGGCTTACGGTCATTTGAAAGCCGAGCGAGGCGTGCATCGCCTGGTGAGAATCTCTCCGTTTGACGCGGAAAAAATGCGTCACACCTCTTTTGCCATGGCGCAAGTGATGCCGGAGTTGGAAGACGACGCTGACATTGATATTGATGAAAAGGATTTGAGAATCGATACTTTTAAATCCGGCGGCCATGGCGGACAAGGTGTCAATACCACGGATTCGGCCGTTCGCATCACTCATTTGCCGACCGGCATTGTGGCCGCTTGTCAAAATGAAAGATCTCAAGCGCAAAACAAAGAAACCGCGTTTAAAATTTTGAAATCCAAATTGAAACGATATTTCGAAGCGGAAAAAGAAGACGAGAAAAAAGAAATCAGAGGAGAATTCACGGACGCTTCTTGGGGAAATCAGATCCGCTCTTATGTTTTGCATCCGTATCATCAGGTAAAAGATCATCGCACCGGTTTTACCGTGGAAGACACGGATAAAGTGCTTGATGGGGATTTGGATGGGTTTATTTTTGAAGAATTGAAGGACATGTAG
- a CDS encoding MGMT family protein: MYGQDFSALVLAMIKKIPVGRETTYKILAKACGRSKACRAVSRILNANNYSFLSRVSKKDIIPCHRVICSNGRLGGPACRQVLERNQKQDCIIKSGWRIGHLQPTS; this comes from the coding sequence ATTTATGGCCAAGATTTTTCAGCGCTTGTTTTGGCAATGATCAAAAAAATCCCGGTCGGCCGCGAGACCACTTACAAAATTTTGGCCAAAGCCTGCGGCCGGTCCAAAGCGTGCCGAGCGGTCAGCCGGATTTTAAACGCCAACAATTATTCTTTTCTATCCCGCGTTTCCAAAAAGGACATAATTCCTTGTCACCGAGTGATTTGTTCAAACGGGCGTTTGGGCGGACCTGCCTGCCGGCAGGTTCTCGAAAGGAATCAAAAACAAGATTGTATTATTAAAAGCGGCTGGCGTATTGGCCACCTACAACCTACCAGCTAA
- a CDS encoding diacylglycerol kinase family protein: MIFKFKRLKRSFSYAWRGLSTVILKEQNFRIHFVIALIVIILGLSFQIRPWEWVALLLVIFFVLLLEIVNTVFERVVDMLKPRVSNLAMEAKDVMSAAVLVAAIFSIIIGLLIFVPYLREFLSRL, from the coding sequence ATGATTTTCAAATTTAAAAGATTAAAAAGGAGTTTTTCATACGCCTGGCGAGGCCTTTCGACCGTTATTTTGAAAGAACAAAATTTCAGAATACATTTCGTGATCGCTTTGATCGTCATTATTTTGGGTTTGTCGTTTCAGATCAGGCCGTGGGAATGGGTAGCTCTTTTATTGGTGATATTTTTTGTGTTGTTATTGGAAATCGTCAATACGGTTTTCGAGCGGGTGGTGGATATGCTTAAGCCGAGAGTGAGCAATTTGGCCATGGAAGCCAAAGATGTCATGTCCGCGGCCGTTTTGGTGGCCGCCATTTTCTCGATCATTATAGGTTTATTGATTTTTGTTCCGTATCTGCGGGAGTTTTTGAGCCGGCTTTAA
- the ftsA gene encoding cell division protein FtsA has translation MADNLITGIDIGTATIRIVVAQLARGANEEQLNIIGVIEVPAQGVSKGSIISIEDSVSSISNALENAERMIGLPIDNAWIGISGTHITSQESSGVIAISRTSGEIQDDDVDRVIEAARSVAAPVNYEVLHVIPKAFTIDNQSGVKDPVGMSGIRLEVTTQVIRGLSSHIKNLTKSIYRTGLDINDIILASLAASESVLSVRQKELGVALVDIGAATTNIIVFEEGDVLHTCVIPIGSDHITSDIAIGLQTSIDIAEKVKLEFGSALPKNFEKKDIVNLQDVGGDNQEFSRKYISEIIEARAEEMFEKIDIELQKINRSGLLPAGIVLVGGGAKLSGLVEVGKKKTMLPVSIGKLQTFTTAVDNVSDVSFATALGLVLWGYQMNQESGKKMGFSNKFETIKASAGRIKNWFKSLIS, from the coding sequence ATGGCAGATAATTTAATCACCGGAATCGATATTGGCACCGCGACCATCAGAATCGTGGTGGCGCAGCTGGCCAGAGGAGCGAACGAAGAGCAGCTGAATATCATCGGCGTTATTGAGGTGCCGGCGCAAGGCGTCAGCAAAGGCTCGATCATCAGTATTGAAGACTCGGTTTCCAGTATTTCAAACGCTTTGGAAAATGCCGAGCGCATGATCGGCTTGCCGATTGATAATGCTTGGATCGGCATTTCCGGCACGCATATCACGTCCCAGGAATCGAGCGGAGTTATCGCCATTTCCAGAACCAGCGGTGAAATACAAGATGATGATGTGGATCGAGTGATTGAAGCCGCTCGTTCGGTGGCCGCTCCGGTGAATTATGAGGTTTTGCACGTAATTCCCAAAGCGTTTACGATCGATAATCAATCGGGGGTAAAAGACCCGGTCGGCATGTCCGGCATCAGGCTCGAAGTGACGACACAGGTCATCAGAGGACTGTCTTCTCATATCAAAAATCTGACCAAAAGCATTTATCGCACCGGCCTTGATATCAATGACATAATTTTGGCTTCCTTGGCGGCTTCCGAGTCGGTGTTGTCCGTCCGGCAAAAGGAATTGGGAGTGGCTTTGGTTGATATAGGCGCGGCCACCACCAACATTATCGTTTTTGAAGAAGGCGATGTCTTGCATACCTGCGTTATTCCGATCGGTTCGGACCATATCACGTCCGATATTGCCATCGGCTTGCAGACATCGATCGATATCGCGGAAAAAGTGAAACTGGAATTCGGCAGCGCTTTGCCCAAAAATTTTGAAAAAAAGGACATTGTTAATCTGCAAGACGTGGGCGGAGACAATCAGGAATTTTCCAGAAAATATATTTCCGAGATAATCGAGGCGCGCGCCGAGGAAATGTTTGAAAAAATCGACATTGAGTTGCAAAAAATAAACAGGAGTGGTTTACTACCAGCAGGTATAGTTTTGGTCGGCGGCGGCGCGAAATTGTCGGGTTTGGTGGAAGTGGGCAAGAAAAAAACCATGTTGCCCGTCTCAATCGGCAAATTGCAGACGTTCACCACAGCTGTGGACAACGTCTCCGACGTTTCCTTCGCCACGGCGCTCGGGTTGGTCTTATGGGGCTATCAGATGAATCAGGAAAGCGGCAAGAAAATGGGATTTTCCAATAAATTTGAGACAATAAAGGCGTCAGCAGGCCGAATAAAAAATTGGTTCAAGTCACTAATATCATAA
- the ftsZ gene encoding cell division protein FtsZ has product MGEVKPEIETFAKIKVFGIGGGGGSALNRMIQQKIKGVEFIAINTDLQALQHSLAEKKIHIGRTTTRGLGAGMNPDIGRKAAEESQNELRELLKGADMIFITYGLGGGTGTGAGPIIAELAKEQGALTIAVVTKPFSFEGSPRRKIADEGLANLSGQVDTLITIPNDRIWQIIDKKTPLLEAFGVVDEVLRQGVQGIAELITLPGLINVDFADVKTIMRDTGSALMGVGQATGENRAIEAAKAAISSPLLELSIDGAKGILFNIVGGNDITMYEISEAAKVITESVDPEAKIIFGAVVDEELKDEIKITVVATGFDPDAAFQSKNRITHSVTPVTKNYFQPETRRDDSKIIEQETYQAADEDIFQPKSKEQFRAQESDSDDEDLEIPAFIRRKMM; this is encoded by the coding sequence ATGGGAGAAGTTAAACCTGAAATTGAAACTTTTGCCAAAATAAAGGTTTTTGGCATAGGAGGAGGGGGAGGATCCGCGTTAAACAGAATGATACAGCAAAAAATCAAAGGAGTTGAATTTATTGCCATTAACACGGATTTGCAAGCTTTGCAGCATTCATTGGCGGAAAAGAAAATCCATATCGGTCGCACCACGACCAGAGGTCTTGGCGCGGGCATGAATCCCGATATCGGCCGTAAAGCCGCTGAAGAATCCCAGAACGAATTGAGAGAATTGCTTAAAGGCGCGGACATGATTTTTATCACTTATGGTTTGGGCGGAGGCACGGGCACGGGCGCCGGACCGATTATCGCCGAATTGGCGAAAGAACAAGGCGCGCTGACCATTGCCGTGGTTACCAAACCTTTTTCTTTTGAAGGATCTCCAAGAAGAAAAATAGCCGATGAAGGCTTGGCCAATTTGAGCGGCCAGGTGGATACTTTGATCACCATACCCAATGACCGTATTTGGCAAATTATCGATAAAAAAACGCCTTTGCTCGAAGCATTCGGCGTGGTGGACGAGGTCTTGCGCCAAGGCGTGCAGGGCATTGCCGAATTAATCACTTTGCCCGGTCTGATCAACGTGGATTTCGCGGACGTGAAAACTATCATGCGAGACACGGGATCGGCTTTGATGGGCGTCGGCCAAGCAACGGGCGAAAATCGCGCCATTGAGGCGGCCAAGGCGGCCATTTCCAGTCCTTTGCTGGAATTGAGCATTGATGGCGCCAAAGGCATCTTGTTCAACATTGTCGGGGGCAATGACATTACCATGTATGAAATCAGCGAGGCCGCCAAAGTCATTACCGAAAGCGTGGATCCTGAAGCCAAGATCATTTTCGGGGCGGTGGTGGATGAAGAATTGAAAGATGAAATAAAAATAACGGTGGTGGCCACGGGTTTTGATCCGGACGCGGCTTTTCAATCGAAAAACAGGATAACTCACAGCGTCACGCCGGTCACCAAAAATTATTTTCAGCCGGAAACAAGAAGGGATGATTCGAAAATTATCGAACAGGAGACATATCAGGCCGCTGATGAAGATATCTTTCAACCGAAGAGCAAGGAGCAGTTCCGGGCTCAAGAGAGCGACAGCGATGATGAGGACCTGGAAATTCCGGCGTTTATTCGAAGGAAAATGATGTAA
- the nrdD gene encoding anaerobic ribonucleoside-triphosphate reductase has protein sequence MASQKLERTKCEIYTRVVGYLSPVQRWNKGKKAEFADRKMYDATLSK, from the coding sequence ATGGCTTCACAAAAGCTCGAGAGAACGAAATGTGAAATTTATACTCGCGTGGTCGGGTATCTTAGCCCGGTGCAACGTTGGAACAAAGGTAAAAAAGCGGAGTTTGCCGATAGAAAAATGTACGACGCGACATTGTCAAAATAG
- a CDS encoding trypsin-like peptidase domain-containing protein, which translates to MTEKKTYSKKFIVIAIIISLFFGSAVGAFLGFAGAIWGSRLAGPYLMKTTWGSELLNKNKNLTLQINEDSETIKVAKDVAPSVVSIVISKELDNYYNATGPFDFFFDNFFNGNNRMIDPNEPKVKQTIGGGTGFIISSDGLILTNRHVVADDGATYTVILSDGSEHEATVLGRDSLNDIAVIKIDADNLPEVELGDSDNLEIGQTVLAIGNALAEYSNTVTKGVISGINREVTAGDGRGQSELIKEAIQTDAAINPGNSGGPLLNLYGQVIGINTAIDSQGQSVGFSIPINAVKSVIESVRQYGRIVRPWLGVRYVQLDQAISKANSLNYDYGALIAPGQNTADLAVAPGSPADKAGLVENDIILELNGQKLDADHVLAIELSKYSPSDRITLKIFHKGEEKDVKIQLEERKE; encoded by the coding sequence ATGACGGAAAAGAAAACATACTCGAAAAAGTTCATCGTCATCGCGATTATCATCAGTTTGTTTTTCGGCAGCGCGGTGGGCGCGTTTTTGGGTTTTGCGGGCGCGATTTGGGGCTCGCGTTTGGCCGGGCCGTATTTGATGAAAACGACTTGGGGTTCCGAGTTGTTGAATAAAAATAAAAATTTGACTTTGCAAATCAACGAGGATTCGGAAACGATAAAGGTCGCCAAAGACGTGGCGCCATCCGTGGTCAGCATTGTGATTTCCAAAGAGCTGGATAATTATTACAATGCCACCGGCCCGTTTGATTTTTTCTTCGATAATTTTTTCAATGGCAACAACCGAATGATCGATCCCAATGAACCGAAAGTCAAACAGACGATCGGCGGCGGCACGGGCTTTATCATTTCAAGCGATGGATTGATTTTAACCAACAGGCATGTGGTCGCGGACGACGGAGCCACCTACACCGTTATTTTAAGCGACGGTTCGGAACATGAAGCGACCGTTTTGGGCAGAGATTCGCTGAACGATATCGCCGTGATTAAAATAGACGCGGACAATTTGCCCGAAGTGGAATTGGGTGATTCGGATAATCTGGAAATAGGGCAGACCGTGCTGGCTATCGGCAACGCTTTGGCCGAATACAGCAACACCGTGACCAAAGGCGTGATTTCCGGCATCAATCGCGAAGTCACGGCCGGCGATGGCCGCGGACAATCCGAATTGATTAAAGAAGCGATTCAGACGGACGCGGCCATCAATCCGGGCAATTCCGGCGGCCCGCTGCTGAATTTATACGGCCAAGTGATCGGTATAAACACGGCCATTGACAGTCAAGGCCAGTCCGTGGGATTTTCAATTCCCATCAACGCGGTCAAGAGCGTTATTGAAAGTGTCAGACAATATGGTAGAATAGTAAGGCCATGGCTTGGAGTGCGCTATGTTCAGCTCGATCAGGCCATTTCAAAGGCAAATAGCTTAAATTACGACTATGGCGCCTTGATCGCGCCCGGTCAAAATACGGCTGATTTGGCCGTGGCGCCGGGCAGTCCGGCCGATAAGGCGGGCTTGGTGGAAAATGACATTATTTTGGAACTTAACGGCCAAAAATTGGACGCGGATCATGTTTTGGCGATTGAGTTGTCAAAATACTCTCCAAGCGATAGGATTACCTTAAAGATATTTCACAAAGGCGAAGAAAAAGATGTTAAAATACAGCTTGAAGAACGAAAAGAATAA